Sequence from the Meleagris gallopavo isolate NT-WF06-2002-E0010 breed Aviagen turkey brand Nicholas breeding stock chromosome Z, Turkey_5.1, whole genome shotgun sequence genome:
ATTggtatcaaaaaaaaaaataaaaaatagtagtAACACTCCAAAGTACTGCAGCATTTTGTTCTTACTGTGGCTGCTGATGTTGATGTCTCCCACAAGGAGACCTGAATGTGTAGGACCTCAGTCTCCAAAAGTGAGCTAAAGATAGCGAGTTTCTGTGACCTATAACTAATAAATGGCTTTCTAGACAGTGCAGAAGCTTGCCCATTCATACTTTTGGCCATCTGAAAGGCTCTTTGCCCTGTGGTAATGCTAAAGATATGTAAAAAAGGATAAACCACTGTTAGCCAGAAATGTTTCTGACAGATAAAGCCAGCATTAAACAAACCTCATATTTCTTCTACTAATTAATTAGACTAATTTTGTATAATTTCTGTACTGTAGGAGAGTGACAGGCTAGAAATGTATCAGTTTCTCTCAAGCTTACTCTGTAcaacttctctcttttttaaattagtgtTTCTAAGGCTTAACCTCAATCCACTGGAAAAAGGAGACAGCTACTCCGTTTCTATATACCTCCCTGGACTGTTTATGATATAAGCAAGAAAGCTCAGATATGGAAAACTTTGCAGTATTTGCCATCAGTGTATCATTAGCCCTAATGCACAGCATATTTATGTCCCTAAAGAACTATGTGCTAGAGTTTGGTAATACTTCAAGACTCATATGCTGAGGGATAGAATAATGTCTAATGCTCCTCTGAGTTGCTAGACCACAGCACAGATGCTGTAAAGTAAATCAGTTAAGATGTCTAAGTCAGCAGGAGTTATTTTATGCATTCCTGTTTTAATTGTACACTTGCTGCTTCCAACCACTATATCCTATCTACCTATTAAAGAGCCACTGTTACTGCCATAAAGTTGGATTCTGTTCCTCAAcaataatgtaaaataattatgtatttaCAGAACTATTATGCATCAACAGGACTGTATAGCcaatattatttacatttttggcCTCTCTCCCTGGCTGtgcagaatgttttcatttgaaattaagtTCCACTCTGTTGGCTTTActaaattcaaaaataaatggagtGATGATCCAAACAAGACAACAAGTGGTTTATTAATGCATGTAGTACAAACAGATTTTAACTCAGTTTCAGACTTTATTATCAATCCTAccagctattttatttttccaggtcTCTTGTAACTAACATTTCTTCTGTTGCTTAAATATCTACACCCCAGTCAGCCCTCAAAACGATGTATTCAAAATGGCAGAGGACTATTTTAGATGGATAGGCAGTGTGTAACCCATAAAGAAATCAGCTCCTGCTGGGAGGCTATCATGAgggctttgctttgtttgaacGCTTGACTCCATCTGCCCTCCTTGCTGTAAGTCTACAAGCTGAGGTTCACAGAGGCTTAagtaacatttgaaaaatgttacTGACTGCAGATATCAAAGCAAAAATCAGCAAGATGGAATTTGCGCTGTTATATTCCACCACGGTCACCACATAAATCTTTTGAGACAAAAATCCTAAACTGTGTTGTGTCCTTTTTGTCTCTTGTGAGTTCTCCCTATGTATATAACTATACCAAAATTCttgctctctgcagcaggaGCTCTTGGCTTTCCATATAAAGCACAGTGCAATTAAACGCAGAATAACTTTTCAGTCTCAGGAATAAGTTCTGCAGGTGCTGCCTTACTGTGTCAACTGTCTGGGATCAACATGacatattaaaacaaatagcTGTGCTCTTAAATACTAAAGCAATGGAATTGTAAATCACACTGGGAAACTGCAATTCCTCAGTAGATTGCTAggattttcttcattctttttgttAATAAAGTCAAATCCTTTGAACTAGAAATGTTAATGCAGTGATTTGCTTCTATAAATTGCTGTCACTCAGATATGCCAATTATTATAAAAATTAGTAAGCAGCTTATCAAGtctaagcttttttttatttaaaattgaaaaaaacttttttctgtCAATTTTCAATATAGTGAAATGATGAACCTGCAACACAGTGGTGAGGCTTTCTTTGCAAGAACAAACCACTTTCCCTTCACAGTTTAACCACTGACTTCTTACCTGACCACATCTAATaaattccaaaggaaaaataaaacacacacaatGTATTTCCCTTGAACTTCTTCCTGACTGTTGATCACGACAAACAACACAATTATTCTCTCAGtgatctgaaaggaaaaaaagaattgtgaaCTCGAGCTAGCATGTTCAACAACTCTCATTTCTATGCTATTTTAGCAAAACAGTATGCTAGACAGCAGTAATGTCACAttcccagctctgctttccaTAGCTTGGAGATCTGAATCTTGAAGGATATCTCTCACAGGAGATTTCcaaaaattaggaagaaaagttaaattacttggttttcttcctttcttattcCTGCATAGAAGAAATGGCTTTTACCTCATCATTTATATCAATTGTTGCCATGATATTTATGTCATAACAACATTTTCCTAATGGCTGACCCTTAGCTGATCCAAAAGGTATTcttttacaaatgaaaagacATAAAATAGATTgaacaggcagtgctgcagcttaAATCATATTGTAGCAATATTACAGCtcaatatataataatataataaaataataatactatataatataattaaaaaaatgggctattttttttgcaagtaaaaGAAGTGGAATATTGAATGGGATTGTGggctgcagaaaataaatagaacagaaaCTGAGTTAAAAGGATTTTGGTGAAGAATGGTAAAGGAGTACAGTGCTGGTACTGGGGGCAGTTTGTTACAGACCCTAAAATCAGACTGTGCTGTGGAGAGAGAATTCTGCAATTCTGCTAGTGTGAAAGATACTTCAAGGAATTGCCACAGAGAACTGTCTCACCTGGAGACAAAGCTTTATCACAGTAATGAAAAGTTCAAcgtatttttctttgtgagagCTGGCAGATTTTCCAAAGAATCACTTGCTAATGAGGACATGGTGCTGGATGGAAAAGTGCTACAAAAAACAGAGGCTGAATGGCTGGGAACTGATGCCATTCCAATGAGACAGGAGGACATGCAGTAATTCTCATCCCCAATTTCAGAAAGATGAGCACTGGCCAATGTAGCCAGTATTAACAGAGTAGCTTTGGAGAACCAGCTTCATGGTCTCAGAGCAGGAGTGACTGTGGTGCTCCTCTCCTTGGGCACAGATTGATGCACAGGAGCACAAGTACTGCCTGACAGCTCAAACACATATCCTCCACCATAGGACTTTTATTTGgaaagggcagagctgggggaatAAGCCACCCTGACTGCACAAAATGAAGCCAGAGATCAGACTGTAAAGCAGGTTAAGTGCCTGCAGTAGCGGGGAACAGGCATGACACAGAGCAAGTTCTGGGCAGGTATTCTGCTCCAGCTAAACACCAGTCTCAGCCAACGTGCCATGAGATGCACAAAGCAGCCATGGAGTTTGAAAGTGAAAACCACCCATGGTCTTGCAATGGAACAAACTTGTGAGGATGCTCTTGTGAGCATGCAAGTCTAGTTGCCCAGTGTGCTTTTGATGGCTTCAGGAAGATGGAACGCATACTTCATTTCCACGCCAACAAAGAGGTTGCCCTTCTGCTTACACCTACTCCCTGTCAAAACAGTgtgtccttttctttcatagCACTCACACCTTGGGTTACCCAGACAAATGATGGGTTAGTCAGAGTCCAGGGAGATCTGAAGCAAGGAAAAGGACACAGTGCTACCTGAGAAAGAGGCACTTCCAGGAAATGTCACTTGGTGTGAGCCTGGCACACGTATCTGGAATTGTGTAAATACAtatgtgtgcacacatacacGAATGTATATAGTTAGGTTTACATACATATACAAACTGCTAAGATGCAGCTCATTTGTATAGATCATCTGTCTCTtgcacaaatgaaaatacatcCTTCTCTGTCACTACTCCCTTANNNNNNNNNNNNNNNNNNNNNNNNNNNNNNNNNNNNNNNNNNNNNNNNNNNNNNNNNNNNNNNNNNNNNNNNNNNNNNNNNNNNNNNNNNNNNNNNNNNNaaatttgtttaaaaatttaaaaatttgtcaaaaaagtgatttaaaaataagtgatACCTCTTCATTTGTAGATGGCTTCTATGTAGTACAGGAAACACCAGTGAATTGAAAGCCAATTCCAAATATCTAGACCAAACAGAAAGACCTAAATTCAGTGAAGATAATTAATCTGGAAATCACAGCAAACTTTAAGACACTCCCACCTTCTATTCTCTTTTTAGACAAAAACGCAGAAATACCTTTTCACATCCCTGTCCCTGTGGATGAAACATGTTGCAGAAGACAAGCTACAGGCTTTTACAGAAGTGTTTCTGATACAACAGTTTGAAGTGAACCGCACAAAAAACCCAGAAATTTGCCAGTGTGTTTTACAGGGACTCATGCAGGCAATGAAAATTCCAAACCCTGCCCAGTACTGCTGGGGCTTTTTGTGCCAGGCtattgagaaaatatttgagcTTCTACCAAATGAAATTCAGGTAAGGAATAATGTATGAGACATCTAAACTTTGACTGGTTATTTTTACTGATGTAAAATCCCATCTTTTTGCACTGACTCATCAGATTTGAAACATGAACTAGGATGTAAAAATTTTTAGTGAGAGCAGTTAAGATTCCTgcatattttgtatttgttactTTCAAATATTCTGTTGATTGAGTTGTGAGGgcattttaatacagttttcCTCTTAAATAACTTGGTAATGGGAAAACACAGTACTGGTACCAAAATCAATGGTACTGAAACAGTAGTAGAGAACAGTCAGAGATATTCTTTCTCAATAGAGGATTCAGCATCTTGCAGTGTTGTAAAGAACAACCTAGATACAGAAAATATCTGCTAGGAAGGACAGTTCTAAAAAGtgtttaatttaataaaaaaaaaaagaatatatattttttcctacatGAAGTGCATTTAAGTTGTCATCATGGTCATTAACAAAGTTCCTGGATATAGTGGTTTTAATGACGAAGAAATCTGGTGGTAGATGTCCAAAcgtgcattttcttttctgttgcagaGAAGTAAACTGGAGATGTATGTCAGTGTAGCAAAGTGTATCTCAGAAATGGCTGATTCAGAGATTGATCGCATTGTTCAGATCTCTAAGGTAATTATAGTTTTCTCCTGATCTTTTATCACAAAATTACATGAAATGAGCATATATTACCATTTTTCATCTCATCAGAGTGTTTTAGTTGCTGAGGAACATTGTTAGTGTATCCTGCATATGAGAGTTTTGGCACTACTCTACTAACATCAGAGAGAGGCAAAAGTGCTCAGTCCACATCCATTGTTAAGGCAACTAAGTAGTGCTGATTTTATCCCGGGACTTTGAACTGGACTGTTATTTAGAATAGGAGTGGTGTTAGATTTTCTTAGTCCAGCAGTGCAAAAAAGACTCTAGCCTTCATGTGTTAACATAACTACCAACTTGAAACAAATTCTAAACGCATCCTAGTGAGAACtgttggattttttcttttgttaaaaagTGAAATGCTTCAACTGAACTATCTTTCATTTGTGACTTAATATGCTATATTTGTATTCATTCGGAGTGTTTCCTGGTAGACAAGATGGCTGAAGATAACAATGGAAACTTTCATCTGCTAGCTCACCACATCAGCTAGCAGTGGAACTCTAGCAGCTGAAAAATACTATATATTGAGGAAATAACCTGCGTGGAAGGGCTTCATGAGTTGTAGAGGGTCTTTATGAACAAATATCCATGACATAATGCCATGCTATTCCATCTGCTGGAAGATTCACTGATCAGAGAGAGTGAATCAAGCATTTAAATAGGTTAGGGAAGCTGAACTGTCATTTTCTTGAGTTCTTATTTCCACACAGTAAAGAACAGTTTGTGAAAACCTCTTTTGTCACTAAAGGAAATCTATCATGCAAAAAGTTTTGGATCTCAAGAACTGTCACTATGGCTCATTTCAGTTTAAAGGGGAGTGTAAAACCTAAAGCAGTATGGAAACAATCAAACTGTACTGCATTGCCCTTTGCTTAATTATTCAGGTGCATGTAAAATTAAAGTAGTATGTACAGTCTTAGGTTTCATAAtttgtctgaaagaaaaataagcctGCTAGATAATCAGAGAATTCCTTCCCAATTTTTATAGAGAGAATTCTTTccctatttttctgtttccacaaCATAAGGCATATtttgatttatctttttttactGTCTTTGCAGAACAATATGGAGAAGGCCATCTTCACCAAAGTGTATTTGATTTCTCAAGGCAGACTGCCTTTGAAGAACTTGAGTGTTGTGATTGATACTTTGATAGGCTATTACCAGAAAGAGTCTACAGTATGGATGTTCTTGCATAGTTTCTATCACTCCCGTATTGTGAGCCATGAAAACACTGGTAAGACCAGCATTAAGTAAGGATTAGCAACAGTATCAACAACTATTAATGGGTCTGCACtgatattatttatataattttaagATACTCTGATGCAATTGTTTTCAAACTTCTCCACACTGGAAACTACCCAATCTTCAGAATCTTTCAGCTTTTGAAATACTTATAACAAAtgctattttcatgtttttctccatttctttgttgttgCATGGATCAGCAATGAGTCACGTGTCATAGACAAGTGTGATTTGCTGACCACAGCTGTGACTACATCTTGTGTCTCCCAGTTGTTCTAAACTTTTGAGTAATGTTGGAAATATACATAGCACACCAGAGACCAGTGCCAGCGCAGTCCTGCTGTCCTTCAGAGCTCGTATCTAAATTAGCAGTGTGAGACAAAATAAGTAAGAATGTGTTTCTGTGAGCCTGGCTGAGCTCGTTGTGTTGAATTAATGCAGGAAACAAAAttgttcttcctcctccctgctgtAACAGATAGTTGTCTAGTGGGTTATATGTTGGTTGGCTCACCTCAACTTCTGATAAGCACTGGGGCTGACGCAAGGGAAGTAACAGAATCAGGCAGTAGGataaacaaagaagaaacaagtaCAAATGGAGTGAAGAATTAAGTCTCTCCATTTTCATGGCTGCAAGACCTTGAGCTGACTATTCACAGGTGAACTTCAAAGTATTATGTCGCTCATTCATGCCTGAGGTCCAAACTGTGATTGAAGAACTTCAACCATTAGTGAGTTTTGAATGAAGTGAGTTCTTTCACTGAAAGAGGAGGCAAAGTGGAAACAGGCGTATGTGGGGAACAGCGGGAGAGGGTAATGACACAGactgaaagctgaaaataagacaAAGGTGGTTATTAGGGTTATTAGTTTGTGGGAGGGAGAACTGAATTTGGACAGAAGACCAAATCAATGAAATATGTTCTATCATTGAGTTGAGGGCACGTTTTAGTTCCATTGCCTGACTATTTTAATGATCCCAAGGCAAAAACCCTGGGGAGGTTTTAGGTTTCAGGAGTAGTCATGTCTGCAGAGGGGGCTGCTGCTACATGAAATTAATCTTgctaaacatttctttttctgcatgtaTAGTGTGTTGCCTACGTTACCAGCAAGGGCTTTTTACAATGTAAGTGCCTGTATGCCTTCTGCCAGTGGCAATCATGGAACAAATGGTTACAGTGGTATTGCTGATTGTTGTTCCTCCACAGTTGTTGCCATTTTGTTTCCTCGCTcttgattttttaaagaaaaataatgcactGTGAAGTTTAACTGAGCCAATATTCTTTTAGGAGTGATGAAAAGGATGGACTGGCTGCTGGACTTGATGGGCTACATCGGAAATTTAGCATACAAGTCAACACCTGTACAAAATGTTCATCTTAAGGAGGTACATGCTGTGAAAATAATTTGCAGCTTTCAGGgtaaaaaaggtttttttggtGTAATTCTTTCTCAGCACTGAGTATTATTCCCTACGctttcatattttcaatttACATTCTGAATGTGCATTTAAAACTTTTACTTCAAATAATCATAAAATCTAAATTGTGAGAAATTCTATAGGCAGCTAAAGAAAATTGTTGCTCTTAACTTGCTGTGTATAGAactattaaaggaaaaattgaGTTCACAAGTAGAACTATCTAAGGACATTAGAGTTCTGCATCTGCTGGTTCTTGAATCTTGGACAATTTTAGAGTACTAACATTGTTAGTTATAACATCTGTTCAGCTCTTAGTCTTCTGTCTTAGGACACCAAGGATGCTACATGTTTTGCATTGCTACAATATTTGTCAGCTTCTTTAACACACAAGCCTGACTCTCAACAATCTGATTACtgtaaaaatgttatttgccGATTTTAATGAGATGTGGTCAGCATTAAACTAAAGGATGGCTGTAGAAGAGTgtatttttgcttctctttctgcagacattttagtttgattttgagttgaaggaaaaaaaaaaaaaccttacacTGCTTCAATCCATTGAGAATATTAAGAACTTTTTAGTTGTTACATTTTGAATCTTAGGTGGATTTCCAGCTGATTACTTTGAATAAACCCccatttgttatttctttttttctcctgtattaCTCATTTAATAAAGtgtgcttttacttttttcctctttaggtTATAGATTTTCTTCTGTGGCTGTTTGCAGGTTCTGTGGTGGCCTGGGCTGACCATAGTGCACCATTACTGCTTGGCCTCAGTGCCGACTGGTCACCATGGAAGCACCAAACAGTATTACCAGAATTATTTGAGGATCATGTTGGCAAGCACCCCGCTGACAAGCTTGCTATGCAGGAGACACTCACTCTTCTTCCCAGTAGCATTTCTCTTTTGCTAACTAAAGAGCCTtggaaagaacaaacacaaagggTAAGATTGCACATAGGGGTAAGCTTTTTTCCAAGAGTCAGAAAGAATCCATTCCAAGTAGCCTGCTGAAGTCTGAAGTGCACCTGAATGTGATCTTGGTTTTTTTATTCATACTAGATATGACTTGTCTCAAAACATTTGACTGTAGTTCCTCAAGTAAAATTAGAGTTACAAAGATATAAGGAACGTTACAAGAATCAAAGTTTTGAGGGAGAATTGGCTACTGGTAGCAAGTTGGTTTTTAAACACTAAAAGGCAGATCCACTAGAACTGGACATCA
This genomic interval carries:
- the LOC104915049 gene encoding focadhesin-like, which translates into the protein MKHVAEDKLQAFTEVFLIQQFEVNRTKNPEICQCVLQGLMQAMKIPNPAQYCWGFLCQAIEKIFELLPNEIQRSKLEMYVSVAKCISEMADSEIDRIVQISKNNMEKAIFTKVYLISQGRLPLKNLSVVIDTLIGYYQKESTVWMFLHSFYHSRIVSHENTGVMKRMDWLLDLMGYIGNLAYKSTPVQNVHLKEVIDFLLWLFAGSVVAWADHSAPLLLGLSADWSPWKHQTVLPELFEDHVGKHPADKLAMQETLTLLPSSISLLLTKEPWKEQTQRFIDWLISMLESPKEALSKSSTNLLKVTLLALRPLAEFKKKAVWTKAYGW